In Rhizobium sp. N324, a single genomic region encodes these proteins:
- a CDS encoding YciI family protein yields the protein MLYAILCYAHEETVFAWTKEEEAAVMEKLYAVQEPLAASGKLGPVGRLMPTTAATTVRKGKDEPLVIDGPFAETKEALLGFYVVDFETLDEAVAFSKQLSSVNPGSTSYEIRPFYVFRPGDASS from the coding sequence ATGCTTTATGCAATCCTTTGTTACGCCCATGAGGAAACCGTGTTCGCCTGGACCAAGGAAGAAGAAGCTGCCGTCATGGAGAAGCTCTATGCCGTACAGGAGCCGCTTGCCGCATCCGGCAAGCTCGGCCCCGTCGGCCGGCTGATGCCGACGACGGCTGCGACCACCGTGCGCAAGGGCAAGGACGAGCCTTTGGTCATCGACGGGCCTTTTGCGGAAACGAAAGAGGCGCTTCTCGGCTTCTACGTGGTCGACTTCGAAACGCTCGACGAGGCGGTCGCCTTCTCGAAACAGCTTTCCTCCGTCAATCCGGGTTCCACCTCTTACGAAATTCGGCCGTTCTACGTCTTCAGGCCGGGAGATGCTTCATCATGA